Proteins from one Leptonema illini DSM 21528 genomic window:
- a CDS encoding IS5 family transposase (programmed frameshift) yields the protein MMDITDAQWKIIKPLIKEPKPREDGRGRERIDPRSILNGILWILKTGARWQDLPDRYPSYQSCHRRFQEWTRNGTIEKILLALARDLEERGGIDIEESFIDGTFVSAKKGGSKSGKPKRGKGTKIMAMADASGLPIACWIESASPHEVTLVEKTIDHKFTRKTPRRIIGDRAYDSDKLDKQLRKRKIKMIAPHRRGRKKESTQDGRELRRYKRRWKVERLFAWLQNFRRILNRFERYWENYLSFVRLGCIVILLRHF from the exons ATCATGGATATCACAGATGCCCAATGGAAGATCATAAAGCCTCTTATCAAAGAACCAAAGCCACGAGAAGACGGGAGGGGACGGGAGAGAATTGATCCGCGAAGTATTCTAAATGGAATCTTGTGGATTTTGAAAACTGGAGCCCGCTGGCAGGATCTACCGGATAGGTATCCTTCCTATCAGAGTTGTCATCGTCGCTTTCAGGAGTGGACTCGTAACGGCACAATTGAAAAGATTCTCCTGGCTCTGGCGAGAGACCTTGAAGAACGTGGTGGAATTGACATTGAAGAGAGCTTCATAGACGGAACATTCGTTTCGGCTAAAAAAGGGGGCTCAAAATCGGGAAAAC CAAAGCGTGGCAAAGGGACCAAGATCATGGCAATGGCAGACGCTTCCGGTCTTCCTATCGCCTGCTGGATTGAAAGCGCTTCGCCACATGAAGTCACTCTCGTAGAGAAGACTATTGATCATAAGTTCACAAGAAAAACTCCTCGAAGGATTATCGGTGACCGAGCTTATGATTCCGATAAATTGGATAAACAACTTCGAAAGAGAAAAATCAAGATGATCGCCCCGCATAGACGGGGCCGGAAAAAGGAGAGCACACAGGATGGGCGGGAGCTGCGTCGATATAAACGCAGATGGAAGGTCGAAAGACTCTTTGCCTGGCTCCAGAATTTTCGCAGAATACTCAATCGATTCGAGAGGTACTGGGAGAACTACCTTTCGTTTGTCCGGTTAGGTTGTATCGTTATCCTCCTCAGGCATTTTTGA
- a CDS encoding DUF1566 domain-containing protein gives MRWLVNSSLLCTITGSCNSSTGITFNTTSTRSLSFAQAMDTSVTPTLLAEAYDGATYNTIPSAGSQISWSDDRTLLITISWGRFPEQTDLRFTVSGLLDSSGTPVADAIDNFTGPAANRVSPVVEAGQMACSYFDGAAWVADGACAQVYTVGDANYPFGQDSHYTNVPVARSYSGPTAHAVFTTDYTTTDNVTGLVWKTCNEGKTGAACAGVATTYTWYDSINACSGLNAANAGSGYAGRTDWRLPTIQELKSLPHYGVAAPSIEAAYFPATQSANHWTATTNVANIANAWFVSFSTGGFIDATAKTSAMAVRCVSGNLPNTRSLTDNGNGTITDSATGLIWQKCSMGQANDATCSGAVTTAAWAAAMSYCENLTLGGRSDWRLPSATELRGLVDETRFNPVVNPVFFPSTAVSYYNTATSSTTGPTSMVYISMGSGRMNAQNKNSPYAVRCVTN, from the coding sequence TTGAGATGGCTTGTAAACTCTTCACTGCTCTGTACAATAACGGGAAGCTGTAACTCATCGACAGGGATTACCTTTAACACTACATCGACGCGCTCCCTTTCGTTCGCGCAGGCGATGGATACGTCTGTCACTCCCACGCTACTTGCCGAGGCCTATGACGGGGCGACCTATAATACGATCCCTTCGGCGGGTTCACAAATCAGCTGGAGCGACGACAGAACTCTCCTGATTACGATTAGCTGGGGTCGGTTTCCCGAGCAGACAGATCTGCGGTTCACCGTGTCTGGACTTCTTGATTCGTCGGGCACCCCCGTCGCCGATGCAATCGATAATTTTACGGGGCCTGCGGCGAATCGCGTCTCTCCTGTCGTGGAAGCCGGACAGATGGCATGCTCTTATTTCGATGGAGCGGCCTGGGTGGCCGACGGCGCATGTGCGCAGGTGTATACAGTCGGCGATGCAAACTATCCTTTCGGCCAGGATTCTCACTATACGAACGTTCCTGTGGCCCGTAGCTATTCAGGACCGACCGCTCACGCAGTCTTCACGACGGACTATACGACGACGGATAACGTAACGGGCCTCGTATGGAAGACCTGTAACGAGGGAAAAACCGGCGCCGCATGCGCCGGTGTGGCCACCACGTATACATGGTACGATTCGATCAATGCCTGCAGCGGCTTAAACGCAGCCAATGCAGGATCGGGCTATGCCGGAAGAACCGACTGGCGATTGCCGACCATCCAAGAGTTAAAAAGCCTGCCGCATTACGGAGTTGCAGCCCCTTCCATCGAGGCAGCGTACTTCCCGGCAACCCAGTCAGCGAACCACTGGACGGCCACAACGAACGTCGCGAACATTGCCAATGCCTGGTTCGTGAGCTTCTCCACCGGCGGCTTCATCGATGCCACGGCGAAAACATCGGCCATGGCCGTTCGTTGTGTCTCGGGAAATCTACCGAATACGCGAAGCCTTACCGATAACGGCAACGGAACGATCACAGATAGCGCGACGGGGCTCATCTGGCAGAAGTGCAGCATGGGTCAGGCCAACGACGCCACCTGTAGCGGCGCCGTAACGACGGCTGCCTGGGCGGCGGCAATGTCTTATTGCGAGAATCTGACGCTTGGCGGACGATCGGACTGGAGGCTTCCTTCGGCGACTGAATTGCGCGGCCTTGTCGATGAAACCCGCTTCAACCCTGTCGTAAATCCCGTCTTCTTTCCATCAACTGCCGTAAGCTATTACAACACGGCAACATCAAGCACGACAGGACCGACTAGCATGGTATACATATCGATGGGCAGCGGTCGCATGAATGCCCAGAACAAGAACAGCCCGTACGCCGTTCGCTGTGTGACGAACTGA
- a CDS encoding ATP-dependent helicase, translated as MSLNPQQAEAVMQIHGPLLVFAGAGSGKTRVITHRIRNMIYKGIAPSSIVAVSFTSKSAKEMRERLIHMMGRKESRGIVVSTFHALGNRILQGDIRLLGYRDPFTILDGDDQLSIFRDLYRSLKMDPDDAKKEGAAFLVSLCKNSGMSPEEWALQRALPFNDQIFLELYTGYHRTLKSLNAVDFDDLILLPQKLFREHPEVLERYHRRFRYFLIDEFQDTNPSQYSLLLQLAGHTRNLCVVGDDDQSIYGWRGADVGIIRNFEKDFPEAKTIRLELNYRSTQQILMAANAVVKNNTKRVLKELKPTIAGGVPLRLMLAENEEMEAERVASVIKDKILRENRTPGDFAILYRTNFQSRAFEQELRKQNIPLHVVGGYRFFDRKEVKDTISYLRVLANPSDEVSLLRVINTPKRGIGEGTIKKIGEYIESQSAKEGHRIPFYEVLQRMEGGPGLIEGIPSKQAATLHEFKELIEHYRREFSRARKMAPVLAALIRDLKFEAEFLREGDNDAAAKARMLNLSEIVNMLSYFEDQWDESKPPGLFDFLARISLQASDQDDDNPRGRVQLLTLHLSKGLEYNVVFLSGMNEGIFPAGRSLSEAGDQDEALEEERRLCYVGITRARQELILTHSQVRRRFGEEEVLEPSRFLSEIPPELLEIDEGPSEEELASREKMFLDDLKAISAEAAEEAEIREAEKGREAENEANRREEERVRALLYGK; from the coding sequence ATGTCCCTTAATCCCCAGCAGGCCGAGGCCGTGATGCAGATTCACGGGCCGCTTCTCGTCTTTGCCGGGGCCGGAAGCGGCAAGACACGCGTCATCACGCACCGCATCCGCAACATGATCTACAAAGGGATCGCGCCCTCCTCGATTGTGGCCGTCAGTTTCACGTCCAAAAGCGCTAAAGAGATGCGCGAACGTCTGATCCACATGATGGGCCGCAAAGAAAGCCGCGGCATCGTTGTCTCTACATTTCATGCACTGGGCAACCGCATCCTGCAAGGTGATATTCGCCTGCTCGGATACAGAGATCCGTTTACGATTCTCGACGGCGACGATCAGTTGAGTATTTTCAGAGATCTCTATCGCTCGTTAAAGATGGATCCGGACGATGCGAAGAAGGAGGGAGCGGCCTTCCTCGTTTCTCTCTGCAAGAACTCGGGCATGTCGCCCGAGGAATGGGCGCTTCAAAGGGCGCTTCCGTTTAACGATCAGATTTTTCTTGAACTGTATACCGGCTATCATCGTACGCTGAAATCGCTGAACGCCGTTGATTTCGACGACCTCATCCTTCTGCCGCAAAAACTGTTTCGCGAACATCCGGAGGTACTCGAACGCTATCATCGACGTTTTCGATACTTTTTGATCGACGAGTTTCAGGATACGAACCCATCACAGTATTCGCTGCTGCTACAGCTTGCCGGCCATACGAGAAACCTCTGTGTCGTTGGCGACGACGATCAGTCCATCTACGGATGGCGAGGCGCCGACGTCGGCATCATCCGTAACTTCGAAAAAGACTTCCCAGAGGCGAAGACGATCCGGCTTGAGCTGAACTATCGTTCCACGCAGCAGATTTTAATGGCGGCTAACGCCGTCGTAAAAAACAACACAAAGCGCGTGCTCAAAGAGCTGAAACCGACGATTGCAGGCGGCGTGCCGTTGCGACTGATGCTTGCCGAGAACGAAGAGATGGAGGCGGAGCGAGTCGCTTCGGTTATCAAAGACAAGATCCTGCGTGAGAACCGCACGCCGGGTGACTTTGCCATTCTCTATAGAACGAACTTCCAGTCGCGCGCCTTCGAGCAGGAGCTGCGCAAACAAAATATTCCTCTGCACGTCGTCGGCGGCTATCGCTTCTTTGACCGCAAAGAAGTGAAAGATACCATCAGCTATCTGCGCGTTCTTGCAAACCCATCCGACGAGGTGAGTCTTCTGCGCGTCATCAATACTCCGAAGCGCGGCATCGGCGAGGGAACGATTAAGAAAATCGGCGAGTATATCGAAAGTCAGTCGGCGAAAGAAGGCCACCGCATTCCCTTCTACGAGGTTCTTCAGCGTATGGAAGGCGGTCCCGGTCTGATCGAGGGAATTCCGTCCAAACAGGCGGCGACGCTACATGAATTTAAAGAGCTGATCGAGCACTACCGGCGCGAATTCTCAAGAGCCCGGAAGATGGCGCCCGTTCTTGCCGCTCTGATTCGCGATCTTAAATTCGAGGCCGAGTTTTTACGAGAGGGCGATAACGATGCGGCGGCGAAGGCGCGCATGCTTAACCTTTCAGAGATCGTGAACATGCTTTCCTATTTCGAAGATCAGTGGGATGAATCGAAGCCGCCCGGCCTCTTTGATTTTCTCGCACGGATCAGCCTGCAGGCGTCGGATCAGGACGACGATAATCCGCGCGGACGCGTTCAGCTGCTTACGCTCCATCTGTCGAAAGGCCTTGAGTATAACGTCGTTTTCCTGAGCGGCATGAACGAGGGCATATTTCCGGCAGGACGATCGCTTTCGGAGGCGGGCGACCAGGACGAAGCTCTTGAAGAGGAGCGACGTCTGTGCTATGTGGGCATCACGCGGGCCCGGCAGGAACTCATACTGACGCATTCGCAGGTGCGGCGGCGCTTCGGCGAAGAAGAGGTGCTTGAACCCTCGCGCTTCCTGTCAGAGATTCCGCCGGAGCTGCTTGAAATCGACGAAGGCCCTTCTGAAGAAGAACTCGCCAGCAGAGAGAAGATGTTTCTCGACGACTTAAAGGCCATCTCGGCCGAGGCCGCTGAAGAAGCAGAAATCCGCGAAGCCGAGAAAGGCCGCGAGGCCGAAAACGAAGCGAACCGGCGCGAAGAAGAACGTGTGCGGGCCCTGCTTTACGGGAAATAA
- a CDS encoding CoA-binding protein: MELDLVSHLRSNPGIALVGATNDSTKYGNIIFRDLRKKNYTVYPVNPRATTVEGEAAYKNLESLIAEKSVGLVVYVIPPKLTLEGLKIAESLGLKKVWVQPGAGDETVRAYLDEHGFEYLMDACVMVQTR, translated from the coding sequence ATGGAACTCGATTTAGTATCACATCTTCGCAGCAACCCCGGCATCGCCCTTGTCGGCGCTACGAACGATTCGACAAAATACGGGAATATCATCTTTCGCGATCTGCGGAAGAAGAACTATACCGTGTATCCCGTCAACCCCCGGGCGACGACGGTGGAAGGCGAAGCGGCCTATAAGAATCTCGAAAGCCTGATCGCCGAAAAATCGGTCGGATTGGTCGTCTACGTCATTCCTCCGAAGCTCACGCTTGAAGGTCTGAAGATAGCCGAATCTCTCGGATTAAAGAAGGTATGGGTGCAGCCCGGCGCCGGCGACGAGACGGTGCGCGCCTATCTTGACGAGCATGGTTTTGAATACCTGATGGATGCCTGTGTGATGGTGCAGACGCGCTGA
- a CDS encoding beta strand repeat-containing protein — MLWRSKNKSVVLSVRRVHRFNPVAALFHLFPILAFASLSACLPTLQSPDSGEALFHPSLLCNLTGDCASHNGLSTPAFTPAAGLYNSSQNVTISSASSGVLLCYTTDGSDPTCDTTPTCTTGAAYAAAIPVSATTTLKAIACKAETASSSIRTGLYTIDTTAPGAVAPLNAVAGDTQINLSWTNPADADLAGVRLLRKIGGFSVDENDGTVVYNGLSTTAVNTGLVNGTTYYYTAFAYDTAANFSTGTQASATPMAGTANAPSYTPAAGLFNAAQNVAISSTTASVTICYTTDGSAPACDATATCTNGSAYGGPVAVSATTTLRALACRVGYFNSGISDGTFSIDVTAPGNAASFVATPGNGYVDLSWTNPGDADLAGVRILRKTGGYPTDANDAGATIVHSGPGTSATDSGLTNGTQYYYAAYAYDTAGNFASGVQDTATPDIPPGTGLWARTVTGGGGDSEFTAVVFDPVSNAIYAAGYIKGSGVFDFGNGVTISGFSATGTHPVIVKYALDGSALWARTIVSGPTMTSARYQALAVNSSGDVFAAGMIQQTSPVDFGGVSATGIVAGTTAVLVKYDSSGTVLWARTPISGTQSTSFDAITIDASDNIMLTGNQQSTSAVDYGAGVTISGGTTNGNTLVVKYDNTGMPLWGRTTLSGMTANQSRGIAVDPMTGDIYVAGSQMDTGTYDYGGGVTLTGLFTTFNLFVLRYDAAGSIQWGRTTVAGLQNTIFYGVAVDASGNACAVGQQTNTVTYDFGGVTSTGAGTGANSALVCYNSSGVPLWARTTTVAGGSSSPFKSVTIDSAGNILTAGYQYGSGSYSYGAGASATGSYIGYNPNLVKYDSAGTPLWARSTIVGANSSQFYSVTTDGTNHVYAVGAQTGATGYTYSPGVTATGDHTGVNAVIVKYSP; from the coding sequence ATGCTCTGGCGGAGTAAAAATAAATCCGTCGTTCTATCCGTTCGCAGGGTCCACAGATTCAATCCTGTGGCTGCGCTTTTTCATCTGTTCCCGATTCTTGCATTCGCTTCCCTGTCGGCTTGTCTTCCGACTCTTCAGAGCCCCGATTCTGGCGAAGCTCTCTTTCATCCCTCTTTGCTCTGCAATCTCACCGGGGATTGCGCCTCACATAACGGACTGTCCACGCCCGCGTTCACACCCGCTGCCGGTCTCTACAATTCATCTCAGAACGTGACAATCAGCTCAGCCAGCTCAGGCGTGCTTCTCTGCTATACGACGGACGGCTCTGATCCGACATGTGATACGACTCCGACCTGCACAACAGGAGCGGCCTATGCAGCTGCCATACCTGTGTCGGCTACGACGACGCTCAAGGCCATCGCCTGTAAGGCCGAGACGGCCAGCTCATCCATCCGCACCGGACTGTATACAATCGACACGACCGCACCGGGAGCGGTTGCGCCACTGAACGCCGTCGCCGGAGACACGCAGATTAATCTATCGTGGACGAACCCCGCAGACGCCGACCTCGCAGGTGTCCGTCTTCTAAGAAAGATAGGCGGATTCTCGGTTGATGAGAACGATGGTACGGTCGTTTACAACGGGCTTTCCACGACGGCCGTCAATACCGGACTGGTTAACGGAACGACATACTACTACACCGCCTTCGCCTATGATACGGCAGCGAATTTTTCGACCGGAACACAGGCATCTGCGACGCCGATGGCCGGAACGGCTAACGCTCCCTCTTACACTCCGGCTGCCGGGCTTTTTAATGCAGCACAGAACGTCGCAATATCATCGACGACGGCCTCAGTCACCATCTGCTACACGACCGACGGATCGGCCCCGGCCTGCGATGCGACGGCTACGTGCACCAATGGCTCAGCCTACGGCGGTCCCGTGGCCGTTTCGGCGACGACGACGCTGCGAGCGCTGGCCTGCCGTGTCGGCTACTTTAACTCAGGTATATCAGACGGGACCTTTTCTATCGATGTGACCGCACCCGGTAACGCCGCCTCTTTCGTGGCCACTCCCGGGAACGGATATGTCGATCTTTCCTGGACGAATCCGGGCGATGCTGATCTTGCCGGCGTTCGCATTCTCAGAAAGACCGGAGGTTATCCGACCGATGCGAACGATGCGGGGGCGACGATCGTTCACAGCGGCCCCGGTACGTCGGCAACGGATTCGGGATTGACCAACGGCACACAGTATTACTACGCCGCCTACGCCTATGACACGGCGGGCAATTTTGCATCGGGCGTGCAGGACACGGCAACTCCCGACATCCCCCCCGGTACAGGACTCTGGGCGCGCACCGTTACAGGAGGCGGCGGAGATAGCGAATTCACTGCAGTAGTATTTGATCCTGTAAGCAATGCCATTTACGCCGCAGGATACATCAAAGGATCCGGCGTCTTCGACTTCGGTAACGGAGTCACTATTAGCGGCTTTTCAGCAACGGGAACGCATCCGGTAATCGTGAAATATGCGTTAGACGGCTCGGCACTCTGGGCGCGCACCATAGTGTCGGGCCCTACTATGACATCGGCTCGATATCAGGCTCTCGCCGTTAACTCATCGGGCGACGTATTCGCGGCGGGAATGATACAACAGACGTCACCGGTGGATTTCGGAGGCGTTTCAGCAACGGGAATTGTGGCAGGAACCACGGCCGTCCTTGTAAAGTACGATTCCTCGGGAACGGTTCTCTGGGCAAGAACTCCCATCAGTGGAACGCAGTCGACGTCATTCGATGCGATCACGATAGACGCTTCGGATAACATCATGTTAACCGGCAACCAACAGTCCACATCCGCAGTGGATTACGGAGCGGGCGTGACCATAAGCGGAGGCACGACAAACGGCAACACACTCGTCGTAAAATATGATAACACCGGTATGCCGCTCTGGGGACGCACCACCCTCAGTGGAATGACTGCAAATCAATCGCGCGGCATCGCCGTTGATCCCATGACGGGAGATATCTACGTGGCCGGCTCGCAAATGGATACGGGCACCTATGATTATGGCGGCGGAGTCACGTTAACCGGCCTTTTTACGACATTCAATCTCTTTGTGTTACGTTATGACGCAGCGGGCTCTATTCAATGGGGCCGCACTACCGTTGCCGGACTGCAAAACACTATCTTCTACGGTGTCGCCGTCGACGCCTCCGGAAACGCCTGTGCCGTCGGTCAGCAGACAAACACCGTAACCTACGATTTTGGCGGCGTCACGTCGACAGGTGCCGGTACAGGCGCTAACTCTGCGCTTGTATGCTATAACTCCTCCGGCGTGCCCCTGTGGGCTCGTACCACAACAGTGGCCGGTGGAAGCAGCAGCCCCTTTAAATCCGTTACTATTGATTCTGCCGGCAATATACTGACGGCCGGCTATCAGTACGGCTCCGGATCATACAGCTATGGAGCGGGAGCCAGCGCAACGGGGTCATATATCGGATACAATCCGAACCTCGTTAAATATGACAGCGCGGGAACGCCTCTCTGGGCCCGGTCGACGATCGTCGGTGCGAACTCCAGCCAGTTTTATTCCGTTACGACGGACGGAACGAACCACGTCTACGCTGTGGGAGCACAGACAGGAGCTACGGGCTACACCTATAGCCCCGGCGTAACGGCGACAGGCGATCATACGGGCGTGAATGCGGTGATCGTGAAGTACAGTCCCTGA